A genomic window from Macaca thibetana thibetana isolate TM-01 chromosome 16, ASM2454274v1, whole genome shotgun sequence includes:
- the RPRML gene encoding reprimo-like protein encodes MNATFLNHSGLEEVGGVGGGAGAALGNRTHGLGTWLGCCPGGAPLAASDGVPAGLAPDERSLWVSRVAQIAVLCVLSLTVVFGVFFLGCNLLIKSESMINFLVQERRPSKDVGAAILGLY; translated from the coding sequence ATGAATGCGACCTTCCTGAATCACAGCGGCTTGGAGGAGGTGGGCGGCGTGGGAGGCGGCGCCGGGGCAGCCCTGGGGAACCGCACCCACGGGCTGGGCACGTGGCTGGGCTGCTGTCCCGGGGGCGCACCGCTGGCCGCCAGCGATGGAGTCCCCGCGGGGCTGGCGCCAGACGAGCGCAGCCTGTGGGTGTCACGGGTGGCGCAGATCGCCGTGCTCTGCGTGCTGTCGCTTACCGTGGTCTTCGGCGTCTTCTTCCTGGGCTGCAACCTGCTCATCAAGTCCGAGAGCATGATCAACTTTCTGGTGCAGGAGCGCCGGCCCTCCAAGGACGTGGGTGCCGCCATCCTGGGGCTGTACTGA